The following are from one region of the Gadus chalcogrammus isolate NIFS_2021 chromosome 19, NIFS_Gcha_1.0, whole genome shotgun sequence genome:
- the oacyl gene encoding O-acyltransferase like protein: MSRVWLALLLWAAGAAVGAPDGGRSLNVSDRCLSDVQVFLRDISLDPPQHYAALMYDAFGKMGSDVAGGNVNMPGSLQECLSVRGPAFSGQYCQVFLKQDNIQYFVGICVPDSCEEDEVETLVICEAFQVAESSLIPALPSILVSQSAQGIFMTQCASDTASPDLSAVTCLFVCVAMIAVPLAATLLTALIRWQHHKVVNPGVPRGSSSLTATSNLYGTLSPNGTPSGRNDTKNNAHAVQQLGEMGGSRSEEEDTGYVYWCLQAFSLQNTTQGVLSTTSSSSTSSSADQVGSYASVNGIRILSLLWIICGHSTQLSAWNNLDNEKEWKKTVESSPLYVFAFSGPVYLGVDTFLLLGGLLSARSLLGSIQRTEDKLSRGLVAHFIFKRFKRVQPLHLFIVCLSIGFYSVAQRGAFWFIAEDQVINCKKYWWSNLLLVNNLFTITDICAPWTWYLSLDFQFYVTTPLLIYLYRLNRYVLLVVSALLLLLSGLASAVITALLQLPVHQPTTLTYESYFQYYYNKPYTRYGPYLIGILLGIYITNRRDQLLKHQWQAVLGWVSCLVGMAAVVVLAYVLKDVPDHPSVAHALYQGVHRPLWALSVAWIILACEEGYGGLVHSLLSLGVWAPLSHISFSCYLIHPFLIILYNGKQETTMHFTNFNFMYLFLGHVTLTLAAGYVLTVLVEKPYLFLRRSSG; the protein is encoded by the exons ATGTCTCGGGTGTGGCTGGCCCTCTTGCTGTGGGCAGCAGGTGCAGCGGTAGGGGCTCCGGACGGAGGCCGGTCCCTCAACGTGTCCGACAGGTGTCTGTCCGACGTGCAGGTCTTCCTCAGAGACATCAGCCTGGACCCGCCCCAGCACTATGCTGCTCTCA TGTACGATGCGTTTGGGAAGATGGGCAGCGACGTGGCTGGGGGAAACGTCAACATGCCAGGGTCTCTGCAAGAGTGTCTCTCAGTCAGGGGCCCGGCCTTCTCCGGACAGTACTGCCAGGTGTTCCTCAAGCAG GATAACATCCAGTATTTTGTGGGGATCTGTGTCCCTGACTCCTGtgaggaggacgaggtggagACTCTTGTGATATGCG AGGCGTTCCAGGTTGCCGAGTCCTCCCTCATCCCGGCCCTGCCCTCCATCCTGGTCTCCCAGTCCGCCCAGGGCATCTTCATGACCCAGTGTGCCTCCGACACAGCCAGCCCTGACCTCTCTGCTGTCACCTGCCT GTTTGTCTGTGTCGCTATGATCGCAGTTCCTCTTGCGGCCACACTGCTCACTGCCCTCATCAGGTGGCAGCACCACAAAGTAGTGAACCCTGGGGTGCCTCGGGGGTCTTCTTCCCTTACCGCTACCTCTAACCTGTATGGGACCCTGTCGCCCAACGGCACCCCTAGTGGCAGGAATGATACGAAAAACAATGCTCACGCTGTGCAGCAGCTGGGCGAGATGGGCGGCAGCagatcagaggaggaggatacgg gctATGTGTACTGGTGCCTCCAGGCGTTCTCCCTGCAGAACACCACCCAGGGTGTGCTCAgcaccacctcttcctcctccacctcctcctccgcagaCCAAGTGGGGAGCTACGCCTCGGTGAACGGCATCCGAATCCTCAGCCTCCTCTGGATCATCTGCGGCCACAGCACCCAGCTCAGCGCCTGGAACAACCTGG ATAATGAAAAGGAATGGAAGAAGACGGTAGAAAGCAGCCCCCTGTACGTGTTTGCCTTCAGCGGGCCAGTCTACCTTGGCGTGGACACCTTCCTCCTTCTGGG TGGTCTACTCAGCGCAAGGTCTCTGCTGGGATCCATCCAGAGGACTGAGGACAAATTGAGCCGGGGTCTGGTGGCCCACTTCATCTTCAAGAGGTTCAAAAG GGTGCAGCCCCTGCATCTCTTCATCGTGTGTCTGTCCATCGGCTTCTACTCCGTGGCCCAGAGAGGGGCCTTCTGGTTCATAGCCGAGGACCAGGTCATCAACTGTAAGAAGTACTGGTGGTCCAACTTACTGCTGGTCAACAACCTGTTCACCATCACGGACATC TGCGCCCCCTGGACCTGGTATCTGTCCCTGGACTTCCAGTTCTACGTCACCACTCCTCTGCTCATTTACCTCTACAGGCT TAACAGGTACGTGCTGCTGGTGGTCTCggccctcctgctgctgctgtcaggCCTGGCCAGTGCCGTCATCACTGCCCTGCTGCAGCTGCCAGTACACCAGCCCACCACCCT aaCCTATGAAAGCTATTTCCAGTATTACTACAACAAGCCGTACACCAGATACGGACCTTACCTAATAGGCATTCTGCTGGGTATATACATCACCAACAGGAGGGACCAGCTTCTCAAGCACCAG TGGCAGGCGGTGTTGGGCTGGGTCTCGTGTCTGGTGGggatggcggcggtggtggtgctggcctACGTGCTGAAGGACGTCCCGGACCACCCGTCCGTCGCCCACGCCCTGTACCAGGGGGTCCACCGGCCCCTGTGGGCTCTGAGCGTGGCCTGGATCATACTAGCCTGTGAGGAGGGCTATGGAG GCCTGGTCCACAGCCTGCTGTCTCTGGGTGTGTGGGCCCCTCTGTCTCACATCAGCTTCTCCTGCTACCTCATCCACCccttcctcatcatcctctACAACGGCAAGCAGGAGACCACCATGCACTTCACCAACTTCAACTTT ATGTACCTGTTCCTGGGTCATGTGACCCTCACGCTGGCGGCTGGCTACGTCCTCACGGTGCTGGTGGAGAAACCATACCTCTTCCTGCGGAGAAGCAGTGGATAG